CCATTGAACGGTCGGCCTTCTCGACCCGACACATCCGCGGGCACCCTAACCGATCCCCCGTCCTCGCACAATGTTACTTTCCGATCTCCGGCCGCGGAGCGGCATACGACCGCTATTCACGAACGCGTGTTCCGCGTCCTATGCGCCCCCTCACCCTGTCCCTCTCCTCCAGGGGCGAGGGGATCGAAACGGCTCCCTCCCCCCCGGGGGCGAGGGGATCGAAACGGCTCCCTCTCCCTCGGAGAGGGAGAGGGTCGGGGTGAGGGTGGCGCATGTGTTCACGCATAATCCGGGCTGGACTCCTCAGGCCTCCAGCGAGGCGAAGCGCAGTCCGTAGTAGAAGCCGGTGGAGTGCGGCTGGAAGCCCTTGAGGGTCTTCTGATGCACGTAGAGCAGGTCGGGAGAGTAGAGCGGGATCGTGATCGCATCCTCGGCGACCATGCGCTGGAGCTGGTCGTAGAGGGCCTTGCGCTTGGCCCGATCGAGCGTGACCCGGCCCGTATCCATCACCTCGTCGGCCGCCTTGTTCTTCCAGCGCCGAAAGTCCTTGCCGCCCGGCGCCGAGTGGAAGTGGCGGTAGAAGGCCTGGTCGGGGTCCACGAAGCCGCCCCAGTCGTTCATGGTGGGCGGCGACTGCGGCACGATCCAGTCCTTGATCCACACACCGCCGTCGACCGTCTCCACCGTCACGTCGATGCCCGCTTCCTTCAGGTTGTCCACGATGACGGGCAGCGCGGCGGCCAGGGCGGGGAACCCGACGATGTTGCGGATCTTCATCGGCACGCGTCCGGTGTAGCCGGCCTTCTGCAGGAGCTGCTTGGCTTTCGCGACATCGCGCTGCTGGTTCGGCAGCTCCTGCCACGGCAGCGCCCAGCCCTTCAGCCCGGGCGGCAGCACGCCGAGACGCTGCCCCAGCCCCGAGCCCGCGATCTGCAGGATGGCCTGGCGGTCGATGGCGAGCGCGATGGCCTGGCGGACCTCCGGCTTGCTGGTGGGCTCCTGATCGCCCGCCAGATCGAGAACCACCCAGCGCGTGGACGGCGCCTGGATCGCCTCGAGGGTCGGCACGGACCTGGCCACCTGGAACGTGAGCGCCGAGGAGAACTCGGCCAGCGTGATCTGCCCCGTGCGCAACCCGGCCACGATCGAGGACTCGTCGGGAATGGCCTGGA
Above is a window of Candidatus Rokuibacteriota bacterium DNA encoding:
- a CDS encoding ABC transporter substrate-binding protein; this encodes MDHRTSKNGCSAPIGRRRFLKTGGAALTVAAAGLPGRVGAQAKTGGTLTFASTALPPSVEPHMQGLDIWQRRKPLLYENLVWIDHALEPKPELAERWEQKSPTEYVFHLRRGVRFHNGKEMDAEDVKYSYERIRDPKVSPGANDLAFVSRIDAVDKYTVRFTLSAPAATFLVNLAGKYNGVIPKDAGGDGRALLTTAIGTGPFALDSFDPSRRLALKRNGQYWGAQKPLLESIVFQAIPDESSIVAGLRTGQITLAEFSSALTFQVARSVPTLEAIQAPSTRWVVLDLAGDQEPTSKPEVRQAIALAIDRQAILQIAGSGLGQRLGVLPPGLKGWALPWQELPNQQRDVAKAKQLLQKAGYTGRVPMKIRNIVGFPALAAALPVIVDNLKEAGIDVTVETVDGGVWIKDWIVPQSPPTMNDWGGFVDPDQAFYRHFHSAPGGKDFRRWKNKAADEVMDTGRVTLDRAKRKALYDQLQRMVAEDAITIPLYSPDLLYVHQKTLKGFQPHSTGFYYGLRFASLEA